Proteins from one Bradyrhizobium roseum genomic window:
- a CDS encoding SDR family oxidoreductase: MSDRLKGKRAFVTAAAVGIGRACAVAFAREGATVFATDIDEAKLAALKSEGIAEVAKLDARDTAAVAAMAKRAGKTDILLNAAGFVHHGTIMDCSDEDFDFSFDLNVKSMHRTIRAFLPGMLEQGNGAIVNIASAAGVIKAAPNRYIYAATKAAVGALTRSVAIDFVGKGIRCNCICPGTVETPSMLGRAAAAGPNGREMFVARQPMGRLGTAEEIAALAVYLASDESAFTTGVAHVIDGGWTL; the protein is encoded by the coding sequence ATGTCAGACCGCCTGAAGGGCAAGCGCGCCTTCGTCACCGCCGCCGCCGTCGGCATCGGCCGCGCCTGCGCCGTTGCCTTTGCGCGCGAAGGCGCCACCGTGTTTGCCACCGACATCGACGAAGCCAAGCTCGCCGCGCTCAAGAGCGAGGGAATCGCGGAAGTCGCAAAACTCGATGCCCGCGATACCGCCGCCGTCGCCGCCATGGCCAAGCGCGCCGGCAAGACCGACATCCTGCTCAACGCCGCCGGCTTTGTGCACCACGGCACGATCATGGATTGCTCCGACGAGGATTTTGACTTTTCGTTCGACCTCAACGTCAAGTCGATGCATCGCACGATCCGCGCGTTCCTGCCCGGCATGCTGGAACAGGGCAACGGCGCGATCGTCAACATTGCCTCGGCTGCCGGCGTCATCAAGGCCGCGCCGAACCGCTACATCTACGCGGCGACCAAAGCTGCCGTCGGGGCGTTGACGCGTTCGGTCGCCATCGACTTCGTCGGCAAGGGAATCCGCTGCAACTGCATCTGTCCCGGCACGGTTGAAACCCCATCCATGCTGGGGCGCGCCGCCGCCGCCGGCCCCAACGGACGCGAAATGTTCGTCGCGCGGCAACCGATGGGACGGCTCGGTACCGCCGAGGAGATCGCTGCCCTCGCCGTCTATCTCGCCAGCGATGAAAGCGCGTTCACCACCGGCGTCGCCCACGTCATCGACGGCGGCTGGACGCTGTAA
- a CDS encoding SDR family NAD(P)-dependent oxidoreductase: MNKIDLNGRCAVVTGGAQGFGRAITERFVASGAKVAIWDHDLPFAEKTAKEIGPAVSAFKVDVSDLAAVETTRDATLKALGKIDILVNNAGIAGINKPVWETDLEEWRKVLRINLDGPFICCKAVVPAMLQQKYGRIVNIASIAGKEGNPNAAHYSASKAGLIALTKSLGKELAQHDILVNAVTPAAAKTAIFDQMTQQHIDFMLSKIPKARFVLVEELAAMVAWLASEDCAFSTGAVFDISGGRATY, from the coding sequence ATGAACAAGATCGATCTGAACGGCCGCTGCGCCGTCGTCACCGGCGGAGCGCAAGGTTTTGGCCGCGCGATTACCGAGCGCTTCGTGGCATCGGGCGCGAAGGTCGCGATCTGGGATCACGACCTGCCGTTCGCGGAAAAGACCGCGAAGGAAATCGGTCCGGCGGTATCGGCCTTCAAGGTCGACGTGTCGGATCTCGCCGCGGTCGAGACGACGCGTGACGCGACGCTGAAAGCGCTCGGCAAGATCGATATCCTCGTCAACAATGCCGGCATCGCCGGCATCAACAAGCCGGTGTGGGAAACCGACCTCGAGGAATGGCGCAAGGTGCTGCGCATCAATCTCGACGGCCCCTTCATCTGCTGCAAGGCGGTGGTGCCGGCGATGCTGCAGCAAAAATACGGCCGCATCGTCAACATCGCCTCCATCGCCGGCAAGGAAGGCAACCCCAACGCGGCACACTACTCGGCCTCCAAGGCCGGCCTGATCGCTTTGACCAAATCGCTCGGCAAGGAACTCGCGCAGCACGACATTCTCGTCAACGCGGTGACGCCGGCAGCAGCCAAGACCGCAATCTTCGACCAGATGACGCAGCAGCACATCGACTTCATGCTCTCGAAGATCCCGAAGGCGCGCTTCGTTCTCGTCGAGGAACTCGCGGCGATGGTGGCGTGGCTCGCGTCGGAAGACTGCGCATTCTCCACCGGCGCCGTGTTCGACATTTCCGGCGGCCGGGCGACGTATTAG
- the pstB gene encoding phosphate ABC transporter ATP-binding protein PstB: MIRSIPDHEDPTEKISVRHLNFYYQDGNHALKDVSVPIYANRVTAFIGPSGCGKSTLLRVFNRIYALYPGQRVEGDVLLDGVNILSKDEDPTVLRTRIGMVFQKPTPFPMSVYDNIAFGIGLNRKLSKQQMDEEVELALRRVALWDEVKDHLARTGLELSGGQQQRLCIARTIATRPEVLLLDEPCASIDPISSAKIEQTIDELKHDHTIVIVTHNLQQAARVSDYAGFMYLGEMSEFGPVRRIFVTPGDPRTQRFITGRFG; this comes from the coding sequence GTGATCCGCTCGATTCCGGACCATGAGGATCCTACGGAGAAGATAAGCGTTCGACATCTCAACTTTTATTATCAGGACGGCAATCACGCCCTCAAGGACGTGTCCGTACCCATTTATGCCAACCGCGTAACCGCGTTTATCGGCCCATCCGGTTGCGGAAAATCAACCTTGTTGCGCGTCTTCAATCGCATCTATGCGCTCTATCCAGGGCAGCGCGTCGAAGGCGATGTCCTGCTCGATGGCGTGAATATCCTTTCCAAGGATGAGGATCCAACCGTTCTCCGAACCCGGATAGGCATGGTATTCCAGAAGCCAACGCCATTTCCGATGTCGGTCTACGACAACATTGCCTTTGGCATTGGCCTCAATCGGAAGCTTTCCAAACAGCAAATGGATGAAGAAGTAGAACTGGCCCTGCGGCGCGTCGCGCTTTGGGACGAGGTGAAGGATCACCTCGCAAGAACCGGATTGGAACTGTCGGGCGGGCAGCAGCAGCGTCTTTGTATTGCCCGTACCATTGCGACTCGGCCCGAGGTTCTGCTTCTCGACGAACCATGTGCCTCGATCGATCCGATTTCGTCCGCAAAGATCGAGCAGACTATCGACGAACTCAAGCATGACCACACGATCGTCATCGTCACACACAACCTTCAACAGGCGGCTCGGGTTTCCGATTATGCGGGCTTCATGTATTTGGGCGAGATGAGTGAATTTGGCCCCGTGCGCCGGATATTCGTGACGCCCGGCGATCCGCGCACGCAGCGGTTTATCACCGGCCGGTTTGGCTAG
- a CDS encoding DMT family transporter, with product MGEVWGVLAAILSSGLGGTSIGATRYLVHTIDPLAIGSFRFGIGFLLLLPVALLQGDRWPQRSDWTGVVGLGVLYFALFPVLFNASLIFTTAARGALALSTLPLLTMVVGGALGSEALTMRKSIGVVIATLGVALALLSNLASAPPGAWCGDLLMVAAALCMALYSIWSKPFIARSGPLPFTTVSMGVGAACLVLISQARGSFAPVAAFEVPQWLAATYLGAFGSALTFYLWAFALARTTPTRVAISVTVNPITASLVGAALLDEPLSWNLVGGIVTVFAGIWIATTASRRPRPTTQSSQTPIDLSG from the coding sequence ATGGGCGAGGTGTGGGGCGTACTGGCGGCTATTCTGTCGAGCGGCCTGGGCGGAACGTCGATCGGGGCGACGCGCTATCTGGTGCACACGATCGATCCGTTGGCGATCGGATCGTTCCGGTTCGGCATCGGCTTTCTGCTGCTGTTGCCGGTGGCCCTGCTGCAGGGCGATCGATGGCCGCAGCGCTCCGACTGGACGGGCGTCGTCGGGCTGGGCGTACTGTACTTCGCCCTGTTCCCGGTCCTCTTCAATGCGTCGCTGATTTTCACGACGGCGGCGCGTGGCGCGCTGGCCTTGTCGACGCTGCCGTTGCTGACAATGGTCGTGGGTGGCGCGCTCGGCAGCGAGGCGCTCACGATGCGTAAATCGATCGGGGTGGTGATCGCCACGCTCGGCGTCGCTCTGGCGCTGCTGTCGAATCTTGCATCCGCGCCGCCGGGGGCCTGGTGCGGCGATCTGCTGATGGTCGCGGCCGCCCTCTGCATGGCGCTCTACAGCATCTGGTCCAAGCCGTTCATCGCCCGCTCGGGGCCGCTTCCCTTCACGACGGTATCCATGGGGGTCGGTGCGGCATGCCTGGTTCTGATCTCGCAGGCGCGAGGCAGCTTTGCGCCCGTCGCAGCTTTCGAGGTCCCGCAATGGCTGGCTGCCACCTATCTCGGCGCCTTCGGCAGCGCCTTGACGTTCTACCTCTGGGCGTTCGCGCTGGCGCGCACGACGCCGACCCGCGTCGCGATTTCGGTCACCGTCAATCCGATCACCGCGTCGCTCGTAGGCGCCGCATTGCTGGACGAACCGCTCAGCTGGAATCTCGTCGGCGGCATCGTGACGGTGTTCGCCGGCATCTGGATTGCGACCACGGCCAGCCGGCGGCCCAGACCGACAACGCAATCATCGCAGACGCCGATTGACTTGTCTGGCTAG
- a CDS encoding LysR family transcriptional regulator encodes MSIPALDPDLLKAFVAVADSRSFTRAATRLNRTQSAVSMQIKRLEDRLGVALFNRTKAHVDLSPAGEGLLGYARRILTLNDEAVGKLRERKVEGVVRLGVMDDYGTLIVPPVLASFVACYPRVQVEMETGLTCSMPSRLGDAYDLVIAMHPEGTGEGEFLRREQAAWATGAFHPVEQQDPLPLALYPNGCLFRKWAIEALDAARRPWRLAFVSQSLAAVESVAAQGLAVTVVKAGTFPPKLRPLSERDGLPRLPAADICLHRTANLSQAGTLLANHLRSAISNHLDEIAVRRATRDAIPIAFN; translated from the coding sequence ATGAGTATACCCGCCCTTGATCCGGATCTCCTGAAGGCCTTCGTCGCAGTGGCCGACAGCCGCTCCTTCACGCGCGCAGCCACACGGCTCAACCGGACGCAGTCCGCGGTAAGCATGCAGATCAAGCGCTTGGAGGATCGCCTCGGTGTTGCGCTGTTCAACCGCACCAAGGCCCATGTCGATCTGAGCCCCGCGGGCGAAGGGCTGCTCGGATACGCCAGACGCATCCTGACGCTGAACGACGAGGCCGTCGGCAAGCTGCGGGAGCGCAAGGTCGAGGGGGTCGTGCGCCTCGGCGTGATGGACGATTATGGAACCCTGATCGTGCCGCCGGTGCTGGCAAGTTTTGTTGCCTGCTATCCGCGGGTTCAGGTCGAGATGGAAACTGGCCTCACTTGTTCCATGCCCTCGCGTCTTGGCGATGCCTATGACCTCGTGATCGCCATGCATCCGGAGGGAACGGGCGAGGGTGAATTTTTGCGGCGCGAGCAGGCGGCGTGGGCCACCGGCGCGTTTCATCCGGTCGAGCAGCAGGACCCGCTGCCTCTGGCGCTTTATCCCAACGGCTGCCTGTTCCGGAAATGGGCGATCGAGGCGCTCGATGCTGCGAGGCGGCCATGGCGGCTGGCTTTCGTCAGCCAGAGCCTTGCCGCCGTCGAGTCTGTTGCCGCGCAGGGGCTTGCCGTGACCGTGGTGAAGGCCGGTACCTTTCCGCCAAAATTGCGCCCGCTGTCGGAGCGCGATGGCCTGCCGCGACTACCCGCTGCGGATATCTGCCTGCATCGCACGGCGAACCTGTCACAGGCGGGCACGCTGCTCGCAAATCACTTGCGTTCGGCCATCTCCAACCATCTTGATGAAATCGCGGTGCGGCGCGCCACCCGCGACGCCATTCCGATTGCCTTCAACTGA
- a CDS encoding site-2 protease family protein yields MDITLYGISVWVLPLLIAITFHEAAHAFVAYKLGDDTAFQLGRVSFNPIKHIDPFGTVILPGVLLLAHSPFLFGYAKPVPVNFRNLNHPRLDMVWVALAGPAINIVLATVVAFAFHALPLVPPDAAKWTADNLKNAFLINIVLAIFNMMPIPPLDGGRVAVGLLPRVLAYPLSRLEPYGMLILLGLLILLPVIGAQLGLNLDVISSILRTLTGYVISALLFITGNA; encoded by the coding sequence GTGGACATCACACTTTACGGCATCTCGGTGTGGGTGCTCCCCCTCCTGATCGCCATCACCTTTCACGAGGCCGCGCACGCCTTTGTCGCCTACAAGCTCGGCGACGATACCGCCTTTCAGCTGGGCCGGGTCAGCTTCAATCCGATCAAGCATATTGATCCGTTCGGAACCGTGATTCTGCCGGGCGTGCTGCTGCTGGCGCATTCGCCCTTCCTGTTCGGCTATGCCAAGCCGGTTCCGGTGAATTTCCGCAACCTGAACCATCCCCGGCTCGACATGGTCTGGGTGGCTCTGGCCGGCCCGGCGATCAACATCGTGCTGGCGACCGTCGTGGCGTTCGCCTTCCACGCCTTGCCCTTGGTGCCGCCGGACGCCGCCAAATGGACCGCGGACAACCTCAAAAACGCGTTCCTGATCAATATCGTGCTGGCGATCTTCAACATGATGCCGATCCCGCCGCTGGACGGCGGCCGGGTCGCCGTCGGGTTGCTGCCACGGGTGCTGGCCTACCCGCTGTCGCGGCTGGAACCGTACGGCATGCTGATCCTGCTCGGCCTTTTGATCCTGCTGCCGGTGATCGGCGCGCAGCTCGGCCTAAATCTTGATGTTATTTCGTCGATACTCCGAACGTTGACCGGATATGTGATCAGCGCCCTTCTCTTCATCACCGGCAACGCTTAA